A region from the SAR86 cluster bacterium genome encodes:
- a CDS encoding exonuclease: MKSIEEQLQDMSLVNIFQDNLSNKNLIFYDTETTGIQKDFSQILQCGSILTDTDLSFLDQQNVGCAPLPWVIPQPRAMLTNKKIELFHSNVSHYQMMKDIQIKWKEWSSENPSIFVTFNGHAFDEELIRRQFWWNLLEPYTTNTNGNGRLDLMLMFHNIASFFSKEIKIPLHEGGPEISYKLEHLAKEHEIDVGDAHDAIADCKFMIYLFKIIKKSIPDVFNSFLNISTKDGIKNLLHSDEFLALGEIHRRHTFKYPVVFCGSDPSRPNDIVFFDLSFEPEEILNLNFAEINKIIQSGGRDGPLKKYKINKTIPVCSHNLLNQINHFDIDHAELQKRADLVKNDIDFQNKVSQCMEDRIMNYPEPEILESKIYSGGFPNPRDKDLMQEFHLTDDIKEKVKISRNFNDENIRLLAERIICTNSSGDIPDDIRERYDDLIIKRTHEIGPWGSLDKTILDTEKLIKNVSNKEELNILQATKKKLDSMK; encoded by the coding sequence ATGAAGTCCATAGAAGAGCAGTTGCAAGATATGAGCTTGGTAAATATATTCCAAGATAATTTGAGTAATAAAAATTTAATATTTTACGATACAGAAACAACTGGAATTCAAAAAGATTTTAGTCAAATTCTTCAGTGTGGATCAATACTAACAGATACAGATTTATCTTTTTTAGATCAACAAAATGTAGGTTGTGCACCTCTTCCATGGGTAATACCTCAACCTCGAGCAATGCTTACAAATAAAAAAATAGAGCTTTTTCATTCTAATGTTTCTCACTATCAAATGATGAAAGATATTCAAATAAAATGGAAAGAATGGTCCAGCGAAAACCCCTCAATTTTTGTTACTTTTAATGGACATGCTTTTGATGAAGAGCTTATAAGAAGACAGTTTTGGTGGAATTTACTCGAGCCATATACAACAAATACGAATGGAAATGGTCGACTGGACTTGATGTTAATGTTTCACAATATTGCTTCGTTTTTTAGTAAAGAAATTAAGATTCCATTGCATGAAGGTGGGCCTGAAATAAGTTATAAGCTAGAACATCTTGCCAAGGAACACGAAATAGATGTTGGCGATGCTCATGATGCAATAGCGGACTGCAAGTTTATGATTTACCTTTTCAAAATTATTAAAAAATCAATTCCAGATGTATTCAATTCTTTTTTAAATATTTCCACTAAAGATGGTATTAAAAATCTTTTACATAGTGATGAATTTTTAGCGTTAGGTGAAATTCATAGACGTCATACATTTAAATACCCTGTAGTTTTTTGTGGTTCTGATCCTTCAAGACCTAATGATATTGTTTTCTTTGATTTAAGTTTTGAGCCAGAGGAAATATTAAATTTAAACTTTGCTGAAATAAATAAAATTATTCAGTCTGGCGGAAGAGACGGACCACTTAAAAAATATAAAATTAATAAAACTATTCCAGTTTGTTCTCATAATTTATTAAATCAAATAAATCATTTCGACATTGATCATGCAGAGCTTCAAAAAAGAGCTGATCTTGTTAAGAATGATATTGATTTTCAAAATAAAGTTTCACAATGTATGGAAGATAGAATAATGAATTATCCTGAACCTGAAATTTTAGAAAGCAAAATATACTCTGGTGGGTTTCCTAACCCGCGAGACAAGGATTTAATGCAAGAATTTCATTTAACAGATGATATTAAAGAAAAAGTTAAAATCTCCAGAAATTTTAATGATGAAAATATTAGATTATTAGCTGAAAGAATAATTTGTACCAATTCAAGTGGCGACATACCAGACGATATTAGAGAAAGATATGACGATCTAATTATAAAAAGGACACATGAAATTGGCCCATGGGGGTCTTTAGACAAAACAATATTAGATACAGAAAAACTTATTAAAAATGTATCAAACAAAGAAGAACTTAATATCTTACAAGCCACAAAGAAAAAATTAGATTCTATGAAATGA
- a CDS encoding SDR family oxidoreductase, which yields MKLDNLFSVKDKIAIVTGGSRGIGEMITSGLLANKCKVYISARKAPALLEKAKELSDEYGSECIPIPCDLSTKEGVDLFFNQITELEPNGIDYLINNAGAAWGETLEEFSETGWDKVMDLNVKSMFFMIQKFKTILIKKATIDDPSRIINIGSIDGLNVPAFETYSYSTSKAAVHHLTRVLAAKLVKENILVNAIAPGPYPSAMLGSAVNSDYSDIEKRNPRGRIGSPEDIAGLTIFLCSRAGAYTVGETITSDGGIVKTTSHNLG from the coding sequence ATGAAATTAGACAACTTATTTTCAGTCAAAGATAAAATAGCAATTGTTACTGGTGGATCTAGAGGAATTGGCGAAATGATTACTTCTGGGTTGTTAGCAAATAAATGTAAGGTATATATATCTGCAAGAAAAGCTCCTGCTTTGCTGGAGAAAGCAAAAGAATTAAGTGATGAATATGGATCAGAATGTATTCCGATTCCATGTGACTTGAGTACGAAAGAAGGAGTAGATTTATTTTTTAACCAAATAACTGAATTGGAACCAAATGGTATAGATTATTTAATAAATAATGCCGGAGCTGCATGGGGTGAGACTTTAGAGGAATTTTCTGAAACAGGCTGGGATAAAGTGATGGACCTCAATGTAAAAAGTATGTTTTTTATGATTCAAAAATTTAAAACTATTTTAATAAAAAAAGCTACTATCGATGACCCATCAAGAATAATAAATATTGGATCAATCGATGGATTAAATGTACCAGCATTCGAGACATATTCTTATAGCACTTCAAAAGCAGCCGTTCACCATTTGACAAGGGTGTTAGCGGCAAAATTAGTAAAGGAAAATATTCTTGTTAATGCTATTGCTCCAGGACCATATCCAAGTGCAATGCTTGGCTCTGCAGTAAATTCTGATTACTCGGATATTGAAAAAAGAAATCCAAGAGGAAGAATTGGCTCGCCTGAAGATATTGCCGGCCTTACAATTTTTTTGTGCTCAAGAGCCGGCGCGTATACTGTCGGTGAGACAATAACCTCCGATGGAGGAATTGTTAAAACAACAAGCCACAATTTGGGATAA
- a CDS encoding adenine phosphoribosyltransferase, translating into MTDKFKLKEYIRTVNNFPIAGIKFRDITSLIENPSAFKITCNELSNATSKYRASKIVSIESRGFIFAGSVANDLSLPFVLARKPGKLPNETHQKSFDLEYGSTSIEIQKNTSISVKDKIVIIDDLIATGGTAIACAELLVENFDVKKENILVLAVIDLPDLGGSKKIDNQGYNVKTLISY; encoded by the coding sequence ATGACAGATAAATTTAAACTAAAAGAATATATTAGAACAGTTAATAATTTTCCTATTGCTGGTATTAAATTTAGAGATATTACCAGTTTGATTGAAAATCCCTCTGCTTTCAAAATAACCTGTAATGAACTTTCAAACGCTACCTCTAAATATCGAGCTTCTAAAATTGTAAGCATTGAGAGTAGAGGTTTTATTTTTGCAGGCTCCGTCGCTAATGATTTAAGCTTGCCTTTTGTACTTGCAAGAAAACCAGGCAAACTTCCTAATGAAACACATCAAAAAAGTTTTGATCTTGAGTATGGTAGTACTTCAATAGAAATTCAAAAAAATACATCAATATCTGTCAAAGATAAAATTGTTATTATCGATGACCTTATAGCAACAGGAGGCACTGCTATTGCTTGCGCTGAGCTTCTAGTTGAAAATTTTGATGTAAAAAAAGAAAATATTCTTGTATTGGCAGTTATTGATTTGCCTGATCTTGGTGGCAGCAAAAAAATAGATAATCAAGGCTATAATGTAAAAACACTTATTAGTTATTAA
- a CDS encoding beta-lactamase family protein — MNISKLNYFFTIIVLSNISFFIGANYFPDENWNSASPESQGIASSKVKKLIDLTFLDDATQGVVIIKNGVIVGEKYADSHNMLSHGTSWSMAKSYYAALIGISIEKGEIQSLDDPVVKYLDYFNDERKNITIRDLLDMSSGLEFPDHEHEKMFFQESHLDYAKSVKYEKDPGTKFEYNNANSMILGDILYVATNKKADILLEERILKPIGITDYKLWKDEMGNVLTYCCIDMSPRDYSKFGLLFARNGNWNGEQIIPKNFINETFQVVWETPNWWTDYKRYYSLHWWVSKYDSESKIFNTSGKFGQFTFVDRENDIVVTRVTKYTQPNYGDVQKWGPIKRLKWAGVENAIKTARRLLELGLVSEGPSVNTPKTDPEGESDIFYEKYPEVIDAIANLSRS; from the coding sequence ATGAATATTTCAAAACTTAATTATTTTTTTACTATTATTGTTTTATCAAACATATCTTTTTTTATTGGCGCTAATTATTTTCCCGATGAAAATTGGAACTCTGCCTCTCCCGAATCTCAAGGAATAGCCTCTTCAAAAGTAAAAAAATTAATTGATTTAACATTTTTAGATGATGCTACTCAAGGGGTAGTTATTATAAAAAATGGTGTAATTGTTGGAGAGAAATATGCAGATTCACACAATATGCTTTCTCATGGCACATCATGGTCTATGGCTAAAAGTTATTACGCAGCTTTAATAGGAATATCTATTGAAAAAGGTGAAATTCAAAGCTTGGATGATCCAGTTGTTAAATATCTTGATTATTTTAATGACGAAAGAAAGAATATAACAATTAGAGATTTGCTAGATATGTCTAGCGGTCTTGAATTTCCAGATCACGAGCATGAAAAAATGTTTTTTCAAGAAAGTCACCTCGACTATGCGAAATCTGTTAAGTACGAAAAAGATCCAGGCACAAAGTTTGAATATAATAATGCAAATTCAATGATTCTAGGAGATATCCTTTATGTAGCAACAAATAAAAAGGCTGATATCCTTTTAGAGGAAAGAATATTAAAACCTATTGGCATAACAGACTACAAACTATGGAAAGATGAAATGGGTAATGTTCTTACTTACTGCTGTATTGACATGTCTCCAAGAGACTATTCAAAATTTGGCTTATTGTTTGCAAGAAATGGTAATTGGAACGGTGAACAAATAATACCTAAGAATTTCATTAATGAAACTTTTCAAGTTGTATGGGAGACACCTAATTGGTGGACAGACTACAAGAGGTATTACTCATTACATTGGTGGGTATCAAAATATGATAGTGAGAGTAAAATATTTAACACAAGTGGAAAGTTTGGACAGTTTACATTCGTCGATAGAGAAAACGATATAGTTGTAACAAGAGTTACTAAATATACTCAGCCTAACTATGGAGATGTTCAAAAATGGGGACCAATAAAAAGACTCAAATGGGCAGGAGTAGAAAACGCTATAAAGACTGCAAGAAGATTATTAGAGCTTGGCTTGGTCAGCGAAGGACCTTCTGTCAATACTCCAAAAACTGATCCTGAAGGGGAATCTGATATATTTTATGAAAAATATCCAGAAGTTATAGATGCTATTGCAAATTTAAGTAGAAGTTAA
- a CDS encoding acyl-CoA dehydrogenase family protein, with product MLPELRPEAADLLNRVNDFVTNECLPKEEVFESQIKDGDERWNSYPSVIDDLKEKAKSLGLWNLFLPESEFGAGLTNYEYSHLAEAMGVCHISSEAMNCSAPDTGNMEVIARYGNEQHQKEWLQPLLDGKIRSAFGMTEPGVASSDATNMRATAVLDGDEYVINGEKWWTSGAGDPRCKIIVFMCVTNPDNAKHQRHSQILVPMESDGIEVQRMMHVFGYDDAPHGHAHLKFRNVRVPKENLLLGEGRGFEIAQGRLGPGRIHHCMRTIGAGERALKLMCERGIDPSKTPFGKNIANLGANFDYIAESRIELNAARLLTLDAANKMDTVGNKIAASEIAQIKVFAPQVVLKIIDRAIQMHGGEGVSQLTPLASMYAHLRTLRLADGPDEVHRRAVARYELGKYIPR from the coding sequence ATGTTACCAGAACTTAGACCTGAAGCAGCAGACTTATTAAATAGAGTAAATGATTTTGTTACAAATGAGTGTTTGCCTAAAGAGGAGGTTTTTGAAAGTCAAATTAAAGATGGTGATGAACGTTGGAATAGTTATCCTAGTGTAATAGATGACTTAAAAGAAAAAGCTAAGTCTTTGGGTTTATGGAATTTGTTTTTACCAGAAAGTGAATTTGGTGCTGGACTTACGAATTATGAATACTCTCATTTAGCAGAAGCAATGGGTGTTTGTCATATTTCATCTGAAGCAATGAATTGTAGTGCGCCAGATACTGGAAACATGGAAGTTATAGCAAGATATGGCAACGAGCAACATCAAAAAGAATGGCTTCAACCATTATTAGATGGCAAAATTCGATCTGCATTTGGCATGACTGAACCTGGAGTAGCATCTTCTGACGCAACAAATATGAGGGCGACAGCTGTTTTAGATGGAGACGAATACGTAATTAACGGAGAAAAATGGTGGACTTCAGGTGCAGGAGATCCTAGATGTAAAATTATTGTATTTATGTGTGTTACAAATCCAGATAATGCTAAGCATCAAAGACATTCTCAAATTCTTGTTCCAATGGAATCGGACGGCATTGAAGTTCAAAGAATGATGCATGTATTTGGCTATGATGATGCACCCCATGGCCATGCGCATTTAAAATTTAGAAATGTAAGAGTGCCTAAAGAAAATTTATTATTGGGAGAAGGTAGAGGTTTTGAGATTGCACAAGGGCGTTTAGGTCCTGGAAGAATTCATCACTGTATGAGAACAATTGGCGCTGGAGAAAGAGCATTAAAATTAATGTGCGAGAGGGGTATCGATCCTAGTAAAACACCTTTTGGAAAAAATATTGCAAACCTTGGAGCAAACTTTGACTATATAGCCGAGTCTAGAATTGAATTAAATGCAGCAAGATTGTTAACATTAGACGCTGCAAATAAAATGGACACGGTAGGCAATAAAATTGCAGCTAGTGAAATTGCACAAATTAAAGTGTTTGCACCTCAAGTTGTTTTAAAAATAATTGATAGAGCAATCCAAATGCATGGAGGTGAAGGTGTATCTCAATTAACGCCATTAGCCTCAATGTATGCTCATCTTAGAACTTTACGACTAGCTGATGGACCTGATGAAGTCCATAGAAGAGCAGTTGCAAGATATGAGCTTGGTAAATATATTCCAAGATAA
- a CDS encoding LysR family transcriptional regulator: MKISSFDLNLFVVLNAIYTEGSLTKAANVVGITQPAVSNALSRLREKFDDELFVRTGSGMVPTQKTENIIKDIQSALTLMQISVNEPDGFDPKLSKRNFKLSLGDISESRVLPYLMEIVDGNAPRVSIGSYAYSRHDQVHALSTNNLDFVVDPVIPISDEINSMKVFEDSFVVAHRDNHELSKKSNVSIEDILNQRHLNVSNRKRGLHLIDIELEKIGYKREIALRCQHFLIAPEIIRSTDVVLFATKSFAEKNDLKYIEIPAEIPMMEYFLIWHKNDEGDGGHIWMKNLLVEAFKKAKK, encoded by the coding sequence ATGAAAATTAGTTCTTTCGATTTAAATTTGTTTGTTGTACTCAATGCAATATATACAGAGGGGAGTTTAACGAAAGCAGCAAACGTTGTTGGTATAACACAACCAGCAGTAAGTAATGCATTATCAAGACTAAGAGAAAAATTTGATGATGAGCTTTTTGTTCGAACAGGCTCTGGAATGGTTCCTACTCAAAAAACAGAAAACATAATTAAAGATATTCAAAGTGCATTGACTTTGATGCAAATAAGTGTGAACGAGCCTGATGGGTTTGATCCTAAGTTATCAAAAAGAAATTTTAAATTATCACTCGGTGACATCTCAGAAAGTAGGGTTTTACCATATTTAATGGAGATAGTTGATGGTAACGCTCCAAGAGTTTCAATTGGCAGTTATGCTTATTCAAGACATGATCAAGTTCATGCTCTTTCAACAAATAATTTAGATTTTGTTGTGGATCCAGTAATTCCAATTTCTGATGAAATAAATTCTATGAAAGTATTTGAAGATTCCTTTGTAGTTGCACACAGAGATAACCATGAGTTATCAAAAAAAAGTAATGTATCAATTGAAGATATTTTGAACCAACGTCATCTTAATGTTTCAAATAGAAAAAGAGGTCTTCATTTAATTGACATCGAATTAGAAAAAATTGGATATAAAAGAGAGATTGCTCTTAGATGTCAGCATTTTTTGATAGCTCCAGAAATAATTCGTTCAACAGATGTGGTTTTATTTGCAACGAAAAGTTTTGCAGAAAAAAATGATTTAAAATATATTGAAATTCCTGCTGAAATACCGATGATGGAGTATTTTTTAATATGGCATAAAAATGATGAAGGAGATGGTGGCCATATTTGGATGAAAAATTTACTAGTCGAAGCCTTTAAAAAAGCAAAAAAATAA
- a CDS encoding SLC13 family permease, with translation MNDQFILSISLSNQFILSATLIILLGFFIWGKFRYDAVSIGALFVLIVFGIIPVNEAFSGFAHPAVITVALVLIISQGLKNSGLAGLVGKMVGFSSFTQFQFLFYLMFIAALLSSFINNIGALAILLPITLNICQKMNWHSSKFLMPLAFACIVGGMNTAIGTPPNIIISEYKAEIDSSGFNFFDFSYVGMLITIISILFISIIGNKFIKLREVKSSENSLINLKGYLFEVMVNKSSSAIGMTLSGFKKEAGEDTEVIGIVTDSGSVKKVKNNLRIKEGQILVIKTPPDEISSLLEIFNFSIPEELHSFKDEDLEEIETMITPGSRLIGRKYDFFLKLAYEELNLLGLWRKGAKYRTRLTRQTFRAGDVLLIGIRDLDEEDVTNKIKHLGLMPLRQRELQTIPSRSRLIKGIFFFLISIILVSLDYLPTAAAFLFCVLAFARIKIIDSNFYREIDWPIIIMLAAMIPIGTSLQTTGLTEIISNGISSYASSMSLFWLLFIILIVTMITTDIINNAATAVIMAPISASIGIDLGYAVEPFLMVVAVGASCAFLTPIGHQCNTVIMGPGNYKFTDYWRLGLPLDILIIVVSIPMILFVWT, from the coding sequence ATGAATGATCAGTTCATACTCTCAATATCACTAAGCAACCAATTCATACTTTCAGCAACATTAATTATTCTTCTGGGTTTTTTTATTTGGGGAAAGTTTAGATATGATGCGGTTTCTATTGGAGCTCTTTTTGTTTTAATTGTTTTTGGAATAATACCGGTTAATGAAGCATTTTCAGGTTTTGCACATCCTGCAGTCATTACTGTTGCGCTTGTTTTAATAATTAGTCAAGGATTAAAAAATTCAGGACTAGCTGGTTTAGTTGGTAAGATGGTTGGGTTTTCGTCATTTACACAATTTCAATTCTTATTTTATTTAATGTTCATTGCAGCATTGCTGTCTTCATTCATTAATAATATAGGTGCACTTGCAATATTGCTTCCCATAACACTAAATATCTGTCAAAAGATGAATTGGCACTCATCTAAATTCTTAATGCCTTTAGCCTTTGCTTGTATTGTTGGAGGAATGAACACTGCTATTGGCACTCCACCAAATATAATCATTTCTGAATATAAAGCCGAAATTGATTCTAGTGGATTTAATTTTTTTGATTTTTCATATGTTGGAATGTTAATCACGATAATAAGCATTTTGTTTATATCAATTATTGGAAATAAATTTATTAAACTCAGAGAAGTTAAAAGTTCTGAAAATTCATTAATTAATCTAAAAGGTTACTTATTTGAAGTTATGGTAAATAAATCAAGCTCTGCAATAGGAATGACTTTATCTGGCTTCAAAAAAGAGGCTGGGGAAGATACTGAGGTTATAGGAATAGTAACTGACAGTGGTTCTGTAAAAAAAGTTAAAAATAATCTTAGAATTAAAGAAGGCCAAATATTAGTCATCAAAACTCCGCCTGATGAGATTAGTTCTTTATTAGAAATTTTTAATTTTTCTATACCTGAAGAGTTACATTCATTTAAAGATGAAGATTTAGAAGAGATTGAGACAATGATTACTCCAGGATCAAGACTTATTGGAAGAAAATATGATTTCTTTTTAAAACTAGCATATGAAGAACTAAACTTGCTAGGTCTATGGAGAAAAGGTGCTAAATATAGAACTAGGCTTACAAGACAAACATTTAGAGCTGGAGATGTGTTACTAATAGGTATTAGAGATTTAGATGAAGAGGATGTAACAAACAAAATTAAACATTTAGGTTTAATGCCTTTAAGACAAAGGGAGCTTCAAACTATTCCTAGTAGAAGTAGATTAATTAAAGGAATTTTCTTCTTTTTAATATCAATAATTCTTGTTTCACTTGATTATTTGCCAACAGCTGCAGCATTTCTTTTTTGTGTTTTAGCATTTGCAAGAATTAAAATTATTGATAGTAATTTTTATAGAGAAATTGATTGGCCGATAATTATTATGCTTGCAGCTATGATACCAATTGGAACCTCCCTCCAAACTACTGGTTTGACAGAAATAATTTCAAATGGAATTTCGTCTTATGCATCATCAATGAGTTTATTTTGGTTGCTTTTTATCATTCTGATTGTCACCATGATAACTACAGATATTATCAATAACGCAGCAACTGCTGTAATTATGGCTCCAATTTCTGCCAGTATTGGTATTGATTTAGGATATGCGGTAGAACCTTTTTTAATGGTTGTTGCAGTCGGAGCGAGTTGTGCATTTTTAACTCCAATTGGTCATCAATGTAATACAGTAATAATGGGTCCTGGAAATTATAAATTTACAGATTATTGGAGGTTAGGTTTACCCCTAGATATTCTTATAATAGTTGTATCTATACCAATGATATTATTTGTTTGGACCTGA